A stretch of the Bacillus sp. FJAT-18017 genome encodes the following:
- a CDS encoding RusA family crossover junction endodeoxyribonuclease, whose product MIEFTVYGEPVAQGRPRFSSKNGIVTVRDPAKSKDFKHYVKMVASQNKPPQLFEGPLKLEIIVYKATLKSFSKKKLQQAEEGKLRPITKPDVDNYAKGIKDALKSVVWKDDSQVVDLVVRKYYSQTPRVIVKVTEME is encoded by the coding sequence ATGATTGAATTTACAGTTTACGGTGAGCCGGTTGCACAGGGCCGGCCCCGCTTTAGCTCTAAAAATGGAATAGTGACAGTTCGTGACCCGGCAAAGTCAAAGGATTTTAAACATTATGTAAAGATGGTCGCGAGTCAAAATAAACCTCCTCAGTTGTTCGAAGGTCCGCTTAAACTCGAAATTATAGTTTACAAGGCGACTTTGAAAAGTTTTTCTAAAAAGAAATTGCAACAAGCTGAGGAAGGGAAGCTCCGGCCTATAACAAAACCGGATGTCGATAATTATGCCAAGGGTATTAAGGATGCCTTAAAGTCGGTTGTTTGGAAAGATGATAGCCAAGTAGTGGATCTGGTCGTAAGGAAATATTACAGCCAAACACCTAGGGTAATTGTAAAAGTTACTGAAATGGAGTGA
- a CDS encoding site-specific integrase translates to MKTVQPIRDLEKIGEMKRVLLKQSYRNYFLLLMGINTGLRISDLLRLKVSDVKGKTHINMKEKKTGKPKRFKINVELQRQIGEYTANLEIDSYLFQSRRGTKPIGRCHAWKILNDTAKEVGLNEIGTHTLRKTFGYHFYQKTKDVALLQEIFNHSSPSVTLRYIGINQDLMDEAIDDFNL, encoded by the coding sequence GTGAAAACCGTACAGCCCATTAGGGACTTAGAGAAGATTGGCGAGATGAAGCGGGTTTTACTAAAGCAAAGTTATCGAAACTATTTTCTTCTATTAATGGGGATTAATACAGGATTACGAATCAGTGACTTGCTTCGCCTTAAAGTTTCTGATGTGAAAGGTAAGACTCATATCAACATGAAAGAAAAGAAAACAGGTAAGCCAAAGCGTTTCAAAATTAACGTGGAGCTTCAAAGGCAAATAGGCGAATATACCGCAAATCTTGAAATTGACAGTTACCTTTTTCAGTCCAGGAGAGGAACCAAGCCTATTGGTCGATGCCATGCTTGGAAGATACTTAATGATACTGCTAAGGAAGTTGGATTAAATGAAATCGGAACGCACACGCTTAGGAAAACATTCGGATATCACTTTTATCAAAAGACTAAGGATGTGGCTTTGCTCCAAGAAATCTTCAACCATTCCAGTCCGTCGGTCACGTTAAGGTATATCGGAATCAATCAAGATCTCATGGACGAAGCAATTGATGACTTTAACCTTTAG
- a CDS encoding phage antirepressor, with protein MKELQKVFNYSGHDVRTAVRNGEPWFIAKDVCEVLEIGNPSEALKRLDEDEKALISTEGFRGSVNIVNEPGLYTLILGSRKTEAKQFKRWITHEVIPSIRKNGAYMTGETLEKALTSPDFLIDLATRLKEEQTKRLEAEQKIAEQKPKVLFAEALETSNTSILIGELAKLLNQNGIDIGQNRLFEWLRKQGYLIRKQGEMFNLPTQYSMDIGLFEIKKRTINNPDGSVRTTRTPKVTGKGQVYFINKFLEQRQKKSLTR; from the coding sequence ATGAAAGAATTGCAGAAGGTATTTAACTACAGCGGGCATGACGTCAGGACGGCTGTGAGGAACGGTGAACCTTGGTTTATTGCTAAGGACGTGTGCGAGGTCCTTGAAATAGGAAATCCATCGGAAGCTTTAAAACGGTTAGATGAGGATGAAAAAGCCCTCATTTCAACTGAGGGCTTTCGCGGGTCAGTAAATATAGTAAATGAGCCGGGACTTTATACATTAATACTCGGCAGTCGTAAAACAGAAGCAAAACAATTCAAACGCTGGATCACTCATGAAGTAATTCCTTCCATCCGAAAGAATGGGGCCTATATGACAGGTGAAACGTTGGAAAAGGCTCTCACAAGCCCTGACTTTTTAATTGACCTGGCCACTAGATTAAAAGAAGAACAGACAAAAAGATTAGAAGCGGAACAGAAAATTGCGGAACAGAAACCAAAAGTTCTATTTGCTGAAGCTCTTGAAACCTCCAATACATCCATTCTTATCGGTGAGCTGGCGAAGCTGCTTAATCAAAATGGTATAGATATTGGACAAAATCGTCTTTTTGAATGGCTGCGGAAACAGGGATACCTTATCCGAAAGCAAGGAGAAATGTTTAATCTTCCCACCCAGTACAGCATGGATATCGGCCTTTTCGAAATTAAAAAACGGACCATCAACAATCCGGATGGCTCTGTTCGTACCACACGTACACCTAAAGTGACAGGTAAAGGCCAGGTATATTTCATCAATAAATTTCTAGAGCAAAGACAGAAAAAAAGCCTGACGCGGTAA
- a CDS encoding S24 family peptidase has protein sequence MSEFNKEEFGQLLSKAKGDRSINAFAKESGVDSAHISRLIRGVVDSPPTPQTIKKLTDHAEGNVTYNELMLAAGHQDESAISLSDIANQLGIGVETVRSGSGKTGTMLRGNPEIFEDMVKQYLEIHGIRIDEVREDRVKDPDFIIPTPPYGPTYAREDFAKIESVLSVPVLGYIAAGQPIFAQEHIESYTMIPNPGHYKDGEIFILIVKGDSMEGSRIYEGDRVVVKVQPEVENGEIAVVNVNGDEATLKKVKRYEDGSVWLISTNEKYAPIPLNDRKARIVGKVIQVIFVP, from the coding sequence ATGTCCGAATTTAATAAAGAGGAATTTGGCCAACTCCTTTCAAAAGCGAAAGGTGACCGGTCTATAAATGCGTTTGCCAAGGAGTCAGGGGTAGATTCAGCCCATATATCGAGATTGATTAGAGGAGTGGTGGATAGCCCGCCAACACCCCAAACGATAAAAAAGCTCACCGATCATGCAGAGGGCAATGTGACTTACAACGAATTAATGCTAGCTGCCGGGCATCAGGACGAAAGCGCTATTTCCCTATCAGATATCGCGAATCAATTAGGGATTGGAGTCGAGACGGTTAGGAGTGGCTCAGGGAAGACAGGTACAATGCTAAGAGGGAATCCGGAAATATTTGAGGATATGGTTAAGCAATATTTAGAAATACATGGGATTCGCATTGATGAAGTTAGAGAAGACAGAGTTAAGGACCCTGATTTCATCATACCTACTCCCCCTTACGGTCCAACGTATGCCAGAGAAGATTTCGCTAAAATAGAAAGCGTGTTGTCTGTGCCAGTTCTTGGATATATAGCAGCAGGTCAGCCAATCTTTGCCCAAGAACATATTGAGTCCTATACTATGATTCCGAACCCAGGGCACTACAAAGATGGTGAAATTTTTATCCTTATTGTAAAAGGGGATTCAATGGAAGGCAGCCGAATTTATGAAGGCGACAGAGTCGTTGTAAAAGTCCAACCTGAGGTCGAAAACGGAGAAATTGCTGTTGTAAATGTTAACGGAGACGAGGCCACTTTGAAAAAAGTGAAAAGGTATGAAGATGGTTCTGTCTGGCTTATTTCTACAAATGAGAAATATGCACCTATACCGCTGAATGATCGCAAAGCAAGAATTGTCGGCAAAGTGATCCAAGTAATATTCGTTCCATAA
- a CDS encoding ATP-dependent DNA ligase, giving the protein MSFVSPMLLHKADEPFNDANYLTELKLDGLRFIYTVNDQGRVRMYSRHNNEITSKFPELMDLGLPLGTILDGELIVTDSEGKPDFEAMMSRFQSGAKGSHPVSFVAFDVIQYNGERVTGLPLLDRKQILADLVPTDSSLLAKSQFLEGNGAAYYDAVCSQSLEGIVMKRKDSRYQVGKRSHDWLKVINYEYADVLVIGYRKEEFGWLLADQDGAYLGIMELGVPASVKTWIYSAKVLNETDKNKYIEPVPVQVKFRNYTKAGLLRLPSFVSW; this is encoded by the coding sequence TTGTCTTTTGTTTCGCCAATGCTATTACACAAAGCGGATGAGCCGTTTAATGATGCCAATTACCTCACAGAGTTGAAGTTAGACGGCCTTCGCTTCATATATACGGTCAATGACCAGGGACGGGTCCGGATGTATTCCCGGCATAACAATGAAATTACATCCAAATTCCCCGAATTAATGGACTTAGGACTCCCTCTTGGTACAATCCTAGATGGTGAGTTAATCGTCACGGACAGTGAAGGGAAACCTGATTTTGAAGCTATGATGTCCCGCTTTCAGTCAGGAGCAAAAGGTTCTCACCCTGTAAGTTTCGTTGCCTTTGATGTAATCCAGTATAATGGTGAGCGAGTGACTGGGCTGCCGTTACTGGACCGGAAACAAATACTCGCCGATCTCGTTCCCACTGATTCTTCTTTACTAGCAAAATCTCAATTCCTTGAAGGAAACGGAGCTGCATATTACGATGCAGTATGTTCCCAATCCTTAGAAGGAATAGTTATGAAGCGAAAAGATAGCCGGTACCAGGTTGGTAAACGTAGCCACGACTGGTTGAAGGTCATCAATTACGAATACGCTGATGTGCTTGTTATTGGCTACCGCAAAGAAGAATTCGGCTGGTTGCTCGCTGATCAGGATGGAGCCTACCTTGGAATTATGGAGCTCGGTGTTCCAGCTAGTGTGAAAACATGGATTTACAGCGCAAAGGTTCTTAATGAGACAGATAAGAACAAATACATTGAGCCGGTTCCGGTACAAGTGAAGTTCCGAAATTACACTAAGGCTGGGCTTTTAAGGCTACCTAGTTTTGTTTCTTGGTGA
- a CDS encoding recombinase family protein produces MASRLSGLHIFIYLRKSRSDVEEERRAADEGWAYDTLARHRKNLMEVIKREGHVLVDKFEELVTGESIVERTELQKMLKRMDEGAVDAVLVMDVDRLGRGDMYDSGILDRAFRYNNVKLLTPTEIFDPEEESWELVFSVKSLVARQELKSITKRLQGGRRDKAKSGKSISKKPPYGYLRDSNLKLYPDPETAWVVKKIFELTVSGQGRQAISNYLDSKSISPPDPKREFWSPSTITAIIKNEVYIGKIIWGKITYKKRGGNYVRKVMKPEEWIVKENAHEPLVSNELFVAANTAHTGRWRASTNTTKTLSNPLAGILKCELCGFTMLHGHNKSRPNASVRCNKPSCRGKQKSALLPLVEERILNSLEEYVKEFEVKVSHSAERENLSPQLGKLLLKKEKEKAEYTKQKNKLHDFLERGIYDIDTFMERQATIGDNLKTIEAEMKSIQDEIEIERVREKQVLDFLPRTLKVLETYRQTDDIVKKNQLLKSVLEKVTYRRHPDSKKSDEFEIQLYLNI; encoded by the coding sequence ATGGCATCAAGACTTTCAGGTCTACACATATTCATATATCTTAGGAAAAGCCGTTCAGATGTTGAAGAAGAACGTAGAGCTGCAGACGAGGGCTGGGCGTATGATACGCTAGCTCGCCATCGAAAAAACTTGATGGAAGTAATAAAACGAGAGGGTCATGTCCTCGTTGATAAATTTGAAGAGCTGGTCACTGGCGAATCTATAGTTGAACGTACCGAGCTCCAGAAGATGCTCAAGCGCATGGACGAAGGCGCAGTTGACGCTGTACTTGTAATGGATGTAGACCGCCTTGGTCGGGGTGATATGTATGATTCGGGAATTCTTGACCGCGCTTTTCGCTACAATAATGTCAAACTACTTACCCCTACTGAAATATTTGATCCGGAGGAAGAATCTTGGGAGTTGGTTTTCTCAGTCAAGTCTCTCGTAGCCAGACAAGAATTGAAATCTATTACGAAACGGCTCCAGGGAGGAAGGCGTGATAAAGCTAAGAGCGGTAAATCTATTTCTAAAAAACCACCATACGGATATTTGAGAGATTCCAATTTAAAGCTCTATCCTGACCCTGAAACAGCTTGGGTTGTTAAGAAAATATTCGAATTGACTGTAAGTGGACAAGGGCGACAAGCCATATCAAACTATTTGGACAGTAAATCCATTTCGCCACCAGACCCAAAACGCGAATTTTGGTCTCCCTCAACGATAACAGCGATAATAAAAAATGAGGTTTATATCGGGAAAATTATTTGGGGAAAGATTACTTACAAAAAACGCGGGGGTAACTACGTTAGAAAAGTAATGAAACCCGAGGAGTGGATCGTAAAGGAAAATGCCCACGAGCCTCTTGTTTCCAACGAACTTTTTGTAGCTGCAAATACAGCCCACACAGGTAGATGGAGAGCATCTACTAACACAACTAAAACATTATCAAACCCACTTGCTGGGATACTGAAATGTGAGCTCTGTGGATTTACAATGCTTCACGGCCACAATAAAAGCAGACCGAACGCTTCTGTTAGATGCAATAAGCCTAGCTGCAGGGGGAAACAAAAATCCGCACTACTCCCATTAGTAGAGGAAAGAATATTAAATTCTCTAGAGGAATACGTAAAAGAATTCGAGGTAAAAGTTAGTCATTCCGCAGAAAGAGAAAATTTAAGTCCTCAATTGGGAAAGCTTCTCTTGAAAAAGGAGAAAGAAAAAGCAGAATACACCAAGCAAAAAAACAAGCTGCACGACTTTTTGGAAAGAGGAATTTATGATATAGATACTTTTATGGAAAGGCAAGCCACGATTGGAGATAATCTAAAAACAATTGAAGCTGAAATGAAATCCATACAAGACGAAATAGAAATAGAACGAGTTAGAGAAAAACAAGTTCTGGATTTCCTTCCCCGGACATTAAAAGTTCTTGAAACCTATAGGCAAACAGATGACATCGTAAAAAAGAATCAACTATTGAAATCAGTGCTTGAAAAGGTTACTTACCGTAGGCACCCGGACTCAAAGAAATCAGATGAATTTGAAATTCAGCTTTATTTAAACATATAG
- a CDS encoding amidase domain-containing protein → MLNQLQQMLERRVSEFVSELEECKDEKAMRKIQCCIERDAEIVKTRGFGRICKQSKEADGQKVLYEVHFQNLIKQGGKLYIEEEVETREAYFKNGTLSRDSEVFPVQPAVAVSTDLLLDSISGGDRSSYTYDRRKAVQYAERWWNSYNPAFKKFEVDCTNFISQCLHAGGAPMRGYPNRGQGWWMRSNNWSFSWSVANSLRLYLGTSKSGLRAREVSSPDKLLLGDVICYDFEGDGRYNHNTIVVAKDANGMPLVNAHTYNSRMRYWAYTDSSAYTPKIKYKFYTIVDDSRE, encoded by the coding sequence GTGTTAAATCAATTACAGCAAATGCTAGAAAGAAGGGTAAGCGAATTTGTAAGTGAACTTGAAGAATGCAAGGATGAAAAGGCAATGAGAAAAATACAGTGCTGTATTGAACGGGATGCTGAAATAGTTAAAACCCGGGGGTTTGGCCGAATCTGCAAACAATCAAAGGAGGCAGACGGGCAAAAGGTCCTTTATGAGGTCCATTTCCAAAATCTTATAAAGCAAGGCGGGAAGCTGTATATTGAAGAAGAGGTCGAAACGAGAGAAGCTTACTTTAAGAACGGAACATTGTCCAGAGATAGTGAAGTATTTCCCGTCCAGCCTGCTGTCGCCGTTTCCACGGATTTATTGCTTGACTCTATAAGTGGGGGGGACCGTTCGTCTTATACGTATGACAGGCGGAAGGCGGTACAATACGCAGAGCGCTGGTGGAATTCATACAATCCGGCATTTAAAAAGTTTGAGGTGGATTGCACCAATTTTATATCTCAATGTCTTCATGCAGGAGGAGCGCCAATGAGGGGATACCCCAACCGTGGCCAGGGCTGGTGGATGCGCAGTAATAATTGGAGCTTCAGCTGGTCGGTTGCAAATTCATTGCGCTTGTATTTGGGTACTTCGAAATCAGGGCTCCGGGCGAGGGAGGTATCAAGTCCGGATAAACTGCTGCTGGGTGATGTCATTTGCTATGACTTTGAAGGAGATGGAAGATATAATCATAACACCATTGTCGTTGCGAAGGATGCAAACGGGATGCCACTTGTGAATGCCCATACGTATAATAGCCGGATGAGATACTGGGCTTATACGGATTCGTCCGCGTATACTCCAAAAATAAAATATAAGTTTTATACGATCGTTGATGACAGCCGCGAATAG
- a CDS encoding dUTP diphosphatase: MEFTKLLQMEKDLDERIENEHPRKQGEDRRAKKLIALFVEIGEMANEARFFKCWSHDQEPRTTCPECKNAGFVGMADYAEVECWECEGKGKNPLLEEAVDVLHFLLSIANDINIDSPAVELFKKLSLEEQVLDLIDQARTCYVPTDWHCTWSLYIGLMDMLGFTWEQICEAYLEKNAVNFMRQETGY, from the coding sequence ATGGAATTCACTAAACTATTACAGATGGAAAAAGACCTTGATGAACGGATTGAAAATGAACATCCTCGAAAGCAAGGCGAGGATAGGCGGGCTAAGAAGCTAATCGCCTTGTTTGTGGAGATTGGCGAAATGGCGAATGAGGCAAGATTTTTCAAGTGTTGGAGTCATGACCAAGAGCCAAGGACTACCTGCCCTGAGTGTAAGAATGCCGGTTTTGTGGGGATGGCTGATTATGCTGAAGTTGAATGCTGGGAATGTGAAGGAAAAGGCAAGAACCCGCTACTTGAAGAAGCAGTCGATGTTCTTCATTTTCTCCTATCTATCGCCAACGACATAAACATCGATTCACCTGCTGTGGAATTGTTTAAGAAATTATCGCTTGAAGAGCAAGTTCTAGATTTAATAGATCAAGCGCGAACCTGTTATGTGCCAACCGACTGGCATTGTACATGGAGCCTATATATCGGCCTTATGGATATGCTCGGATTTACTTGGGAGCAGATTTGCGAGGCATATTTGGAAAAGAACGCTGTGAACTTTATGCGGCAGGAGACAGGATATTGA
- the trmL gene encoding tRNA (uridine(34)/cytosine(34)/5-carboxymethylaminomethyluridine(34)-2'-O)-methyltransferase TrmL codes for MANHVVLYQPLIPANTGNISRTCAGTGTYLHLIRPLGFSTDDKQLKRAGLDYWEHVKLVYHDSFDDFYKSARGGEFFYITKFGEKPHTTFDFSDPEKEYYFIFGKETTGLPNEVIEANLERCLRIPMNSHIRSLNLSNTAAILVYEALRQQNYPELL; via the coding sequence TTGGCGAATCACGTTGTCTTATATCAACCACTTATCCCGGCGAACACTGGAAATATTTCTAGAACATGTGCCGGTACAGGTACATATCTCCACTTAATCCGTCCACTTGGCTTTTCAACTGACGACAAACAACTGAAAAGAGCTGGACTTGATTATTGGGAACATGTGAAGCTGGTTTATCATGATTCTTTTGATGACTTTTATAAGTCAGCAAGAGGCGGAGAGTTTTTTTATATAACAAAGTTTGGAGAAAAGCCCCATACAACATTTGACTTTAGTGACCCAGAAAAGGAATACTATTTCATTTTTGGCAAGGAAACCACAGGCCTGCCTAACGAAGTTATAGAGGCCAATTTGGAAAGGTGTCTTCGAATTCCGATGAATAGCCATATACGGTCCCTGAACCTTTCAAATACGGCTGCAATTCTTGTTTATGAAGCATTAAGGCAGCAAAACTATCCTGAACTGTTGTAG
- a CDS encoding DnaD domain-containing protein: protein MQGYIKDHRKEMHSAIWMMPPLYHRAWQYLKYIVNHHDATIPMRDGTHLTIKAGQHLTSVRDIAKNIGWYEGVKWKEPNPKTVSTILEWMEKQSMIKIDRGKGNRQYTLITLLNWHVYQQKSVEGNSKVTVKEQCADINKNDKECFKNEKDTTTTTAAEVIENPVVFFEKSLCRLSTFQADSLWKWVDDFGGNQDIVNEAIQIADSKNKRYFGFVEYLLKEWKNNNLATLDRVKAYEQEKFNKQKLGRSSSYKKPIRQEIVPDWMNEKEPQPEQQQEPTEDLEEKKRRVQEKLNHFRE, encoded by the coding sequence TTGCAGGGGTACATTAAGGATCATCGGAAAGAAATGCACAGCGCAATATGGATGATGCCTCCCCTTTACCACCGAGCCTGGCAATATCTTAAATACATTGTCAACCATCACGATGCCACTATCCCTATGCGGGACGGAACCCATTTGACCATAAAAGCTGGCCAGCACCTCACATCGGTTAGGGATATCGCAAAGAACATCGGCTGGTATGAGGGGGTGAAGTGGAAGGAACCCAACCCCAAGACAGTTTCCACTATTCTTGAATGGATGGAGAAACAGTCAATGATAAAAATTGACCGCGGGAAGGGTAACAGGCAGTACACACTAATCACCCTATTAAATTGGCACGTTTACCAACAAAAAAGTGTTGAGGGTAACAGTAAGGTAACAGTCAAGGAACAGTGCGCGGATATAAACAAGAATGATAAAGAATGTTTTAAGAATGAAAAAGATACTACTACCACTACTGCCGCAGAAGTTATAGAAAATCCCGTTGTGTTTTTCGAAAAATCGCTTTGCCGGTTGTCCACATTTCAGGCCGACTCACTTTGGAAGTGGGTGGATGATTTTGGTGGAAACCAGGATATCGTGAATGAGGCCATTCAGATAGCGGACAGCAAAAACAAACGGTATTTCGGCTTCGTGGAGTACCTGCTGAAAGAGTGGAAGAATAATAACCTGGCCACCCTTGATAGAGTGAAAGCTTATGAGCAGGAGAAATTCAATAAGCAAAAGCTGGGGCGATCCAGCTCATATAAAAAACCAATTAGGCAAGAAATAGTACCTGATTGGATGAACGAAAAGGAACCACAGCCTGAACAGCAGCAGGAGCCTACTGAAGATTTGGAAGAGAAAAAGAGAAGAGTCCAGGAAAAATTAAATCATTTTAGGGAGTGA
- a CDS encoding PrkA family serine protein kinase translates to MDILRKIEMYREEEEKLRWEGTFGEYLQLLKEKPWVAQSAHSRVYNMLKDAGIAKEKGKKSYEFFNQQLFGLEEALERLVEEYFHPAAKRLDVRKRILLLMGPVSGGKSTLVTMLKRGLEAYSHTDRGAVYAIKGCPMHEDPLHLVPHYLRKDFFDEYGIRIEGNLSPLNMMRLQEEYGGRIEDVQVERIFFSEDKRVGIGTFSPSDPKSQDIADLTGSIDFSTIAEYGSESDPRAYRFDGELNKANRGMMEFQEMLKCDEKFLWHLLSLTQEGNFKAGRFALISADELIVAHTNETEYRSFISNKKNEALHSRIIVMPIPYNLKVSQEERIYDKMIRESDVADVHIAPHTLRVAAMFTILTRLKEPKKGDIDLVKKMRLYDGESVEGYNAADVAELKKEYQDEGMSGIDPRYVINRISSTIIRKEMTSINALDVLRSLKDGLDQHPSITPELREKYMNYISLARKEYDTIAKKEVQKAFVYSYEESAKTLMDNYLDNVEAYCNKSKLRDPLTGEEISPDEKLMRSIEEQIGISENAKKAFREEVLIRISAYARKGKRFDYNSHDRLREAIQKKLFADLKDVVKITTSSKTPDEQQLKKINNVVARLIDEHGYNSTSANELLRYVGSLLNR, encoded by the coding sequence ATGGATATTTTAAGAAAAATCGAGATGTACAGAGAAGAGGAAGAAAAGCTTCGCTGGGAAGGTACCTTCGGAGAATATTTACAATTGCTGAAAGAGAAGCCATGGGTTGCCCAATCCGCACATTCACGGGTTTATAATATGTTGAAGGATGCCGGAATCGCAAAAGAAAAGGGCAAAAAATCGTATGAATTTTTCAATCAGCAGTTGTTTGGTCTTGAGGAAGCTCTGGAGCGCCTGGTTGAGGAATATTTCCATCCTGCGGCAAAACGCCTGGATGTCAGAAAGCGGATTTTGCTGCTGATGGGGCCGGTCTCGGGCGGTAAATCCACACTTGTAACCATGTTGAAGAGAGGGCTGGAGGCTTATTCGCATACGGACAGGGGAGCTGTTTATGCGATTAAGGGCTGCCCAATGCACGAGGATCCGCTTCATTTAGTACCGCACTATCTAAGAAAAGACTTTTTTGACGAGTATGGAATCAGGATTGAAGGGAATTTATCTCCACTTAATATGATGCGTCTCCAGGAAGAGTATGGAGGCAGAATTGAGGATGTCCAGGTTGAACGGATTTTCTTTTCAGAGGATAAGAGGGTTGGAATTGGAACATTCAGCCCCTCGGATCCTAAATCACAGGATATCGCCGATTTAACTGGAAGCATCGATTTCTCGACAATTGCCGAGTACGGTTCCGAGTCGGACCCGCGTGCATACCGGTTTGACGGTGAATTGAATAAAGCGAACCGCGGGATGATGGAATTCCAGGAAATGTTGAAGTGCGATGAAAAATTCCTTTGGCACCTGCTTTCCCTGACACAGGAAGGTAATTTCAAGGCAGGCAGGTTTGCGCTGATCAGTGCTGATGAATTAATCGTTGCCCATACGAACGAAACTGAATACAGGTCGTTCATCTCAAATAAGAAAAACGAAGCACTCCATTCAAGAATCATTGTCATGCCGATTCCATATAACCTAAAGGTATCTCAGGAAGAAAGAATTTACGATAAGATGATTCGTGAAAGTGATGTTGCTGATGTACACATTGCACCTCATACATTACGAGTGGCGGCAATGTTTACGATTCTTACTAGGCTGAAGGAACCTAAGAAGGGCGACATTGACCTTGTTAAAAAGATGAGGCTTTATGATGGGGAAAGTGTAGAGGGGTATAATGCCGCGGACGTAGCAGAGTTAAAAAAGGAATACCAGGATGAAGGAATGAGCGGAATTGATCCGCGATATGTTATCAACAGGATATCCTCAACAATTATTCGCAAAGAAATGACGTCCATTAATGCTCTTGATGTCCTTCGCTCGTTGAAGGATGGCCTGGATCAGCATCCATCAATTACACCTGAGCTTCGGGAGAAGTATATGAATTATATCTCTTTAGCCAGGAAAGAGTATGATACGATTGCTAAAAAGGAAGTCCAAAAGGCATTTGTCTATTCGTATGAGGAGTCCGCAAAAACACTTATGGATAATTATCTTGATAATGTGGAGGCATATTGCAACAAGTCTAAACTCCGAGACCCGCTTACCGGAGAGGAAATTTCACCTGATGAAAAGCTGATGAGGTCGATTGAGGAGCAAATTGGCATTTCTGAAAATGCGAAGAAGGCATTCCGTGAAGAGGTACTGATCCGTATTTCCGCCTATGCAAGGAAAGGGAAGCGATTTGACTACAACTCCCATGACCGTCTGCGTGAAGCGATTCAGAAGAAGCTTTTTGCAGATTTGAAGGATGTTGTCAAAATTACGACATCCTCGAAAACGCCAGATGAGCAGCAGCTGAAGAAGATTAATAATGTTGTCGCCCGCCTGATTGATGAACATGGCTATAATTCAACATCTGCCAATGAACTGCTTAGATATGTCGGCAGCCTGTTAAACCGCTAG
- the nfsA gene encoding oxygen-insensitive NADPH nitroreductase → MNPIIETLLNHRSIRKFEDKPLTDDQIRAIVESAQAASTSSFIQAYSIIGVKDQAKKKRLAEVVGNQEYVEKNGHFFVFCADLYRHALIGETQEQDVLDSIESTEKFMVALIDASLAAQNAATAAESMGLGICYIGGIRNDLEEVKKLLSTPERVIPLFGLAVGYPAQAPGKKPRLPFEHIYHEDGYEQDKEIYLHQLEEYDQLISAYYKERTEGKRRDTWSSQIAGMLERKNRMYMKEFVQRNKMNLK, encoded by the coding sequence ATGAATCCAATCATTGAGACACTGCTTAACCACCGCTCAATCCGCAAGTTTGAGGACAAGCCATTAACGGACGACCAAATACGCGCCATTGTTGAGAGCGCCCAGGCTGCTTCGACATCGAGCTTTATTCAGGCTTATTCTATTATCGGTGTAAAGGATCAGGCGAAAAAGAAGCGTTTGGCCGAAGTCGTCGGAAATCAGGAGTACGTTGAGAAAAACGGACACTTTTTTGTGTTCTGTGCTGACTTATATAGACACGCTCTAATTGGTGAAACACAGGAACAGGATGTACTCGATTCGATTGAAAGCACTGAGAAATTCATGGTGGCATTAATTGATGCTTCCCTTGCAGCCCAAAATGCGGCGACTGCAGCGGAATCAATGGGGCTAGGAATCTGCTATATCGGTGGGATCCGAAATGACCTGGAGGAAGTGAAGAAGCTGCTTTCGACTCCTGAACGGGTTATCCCCTTGTTTGGTCTTGCGGTTGGATATCCAGCGCAAGCGCCAGGAAAGAAGCCTCGGCTTCCTTTTGAACATATTTATCATGAAGATGGATACGAACAGGACAAAGAAATTTACTTACATCAGCTTGAAGAGTATGATCAGCTTATTTCTGCTTATTATAAGGAACGGACTGAAGGGAAGCGGCGTGATACCTGGTCCAGTCAGATAGCGGGAATGCTGGAGCGAAAAAACCGAATGTATATGAAGGAATTTGTACAAAGAAATAAAATGAATTTAAAGTAA